The following coding sequences lie in one Salmo salar chromosome ssa13, Ssal_v3.1, whole genome shotgun sequence genomic window:
- the LOC106567824 gene encoding gap junction delta-2 protein, with product MTMGEWTILERLLEAAVQQHSTMIGRILLTVVVIFRILIVGIVGEKVYEDEQIMFICNTMQPGCNQACYDKAFPISHIRFWVFQIILVCTPSLCFITYSVHQSAKQRDRSYSILHPYIDHGHASHHGRGGDHHARKLRNINGILVQNPDSGKEEQDLEVKEIPNVSRGLTQAKSAKVRRQEGISRFYVIQVVFRNVLEIGFLAGQYFLYGFNVPGMFECDRYPCVKEVECYVSRPTEKTVFLIFMFAVSGICVLLNLAELNHLGWRKIKTAVRGVQARRKSICEVRKKDVPHLSQAPNLGRTQSSESAYV from the coding sequence GATCCTGCTGACAGTAGTAGTGATCTTCCGTATTTTGATAGTAGGTATAGTGGGTGAAAAGGTCTATGAGGATGAGCAGATAATGTTCATCTGCAACACTATGCAGCCGGGCTGCAACCAGGCCTGCTACGACAAGGCCTTCCCTATATCCCACATCCGCTTCTGGGTCTTCCAGATCATCTTGGTGTGTACGCCCAGCCTGTGCTTCATCACCTACTCCGTACACCAGTCCGCCAAGCAGCGTGACCGCAGTTACTCCATCCTGCACCCCTACATAGACCACGGTCACGCAAGTCACCACGGTCGTGGAGGCGACCACCACGCCCGCAAGCTGCGCAACATCAATGGTATCCTGGTGCAGAACCCCGACAGcggcaaggaggagcaggacctGGAGGTCAAGGAGATCCCCAACGTGTCCCGGGGGCTCACGCAGGCCAAGAGCGCCAAGGTGCGGCGGCAGGAGGGCATCTCCCGCTTCTACGTCATCCAGGTGGTGTTCCGTAACGTGCTGGAGATCGGCTTCCTGGCCGGCCAGTACTTCCTGTATGGCTTCAACGTACCAGGGATGTTTGAGTGTGACCGCTACCCCTGTGTGAAGGAGGTGGAGTGCTACGTGTCACGCCCTACAGAGAAGACGGTGTTCCTGATTTTCATGTTTGCAGTGAGCGGCATCTGTGTGCTGCTTAACCTGGCCGAGCTCAACCACCTGGGCTGGAGGAAGATCAAGACGGCCGTCAGGGGTGTTCAGGCCCGCAGGAAGTCCATCTGTGAGGTGCGTAAGAAGGACGTGCCGCATCTGTCCCAGGCCCCCAACCTGGGCAGGACTCAGTCCAGTGAGTCAGCCTATGTCTGA